The following proteins are encoded in a genomic region of Necator americanus strain Aroian chromosome II, whole genome shotgun sequence:
- a CDS encoding hypothetical protein (NECATOR_CHRII.G5049.T3), whose product MYERLFLYGLVGFAAEVCFTATWEAVEHGNRKLIGVTSMYIFFVYGLSILLMEKLYLNLKDIIPLPLRAAIYVFVCYCWEFSTGLFLKRWDACPWDYESYFHYHFMGLITFEYIPVWYLSSLVCERRTAKHQKMRLECEVVMLKENAQNPGISISKRPTRSSKAIVTLGKNHMKGGFRYLLHIATRTAPKGPQIEITAENVRNIHKERVPAGSMSLVFVNPPLTVIIMKCNPAHLQRFLEKFSAILKGNDISLKAVDKVKQSDFKAAVKSLKVTAENLRGITYPSSLQTLEVTALDLHSVDSRWFSLPLLTSLDLSCNRLGQASDFAKIKLVSKLHNLRMLSLERNEINALPQFFFDLLPPSLLALNLSQNLLVSLPDSIVKAKSLQNLNLSHNLLTSLPRDISDMPLRCLFLDHNRLPCLPYDLKTRRFEKLYFDYNPMIAALPGIRCTSFPSLCSIALAMVRSHSLPENILPWDLKMVGNMLCMKCSCCRKWTSSSQLALSFIRVMATDFAMETDMMQSITMRAFTCQKCVYLVNGRPRR is encoded by the exons ATGTACGAACGCCTGTTTCTATATGGTTTAGTTGGATTTGCAGCAGAG GTCTGTTTCACAGCTACATGGGAAGCAGTGGAGCATGGGAATCGTAAATTGATTGGAGTAACATCaatgtatatttttttcgtatacGGATTGTCGATTCTCTTGATGGAGAAGCTTTACTTGAATCTTAAA GATATTATTCCTCTTCCCTTACGTGCAGCAATATACGTGTTCGTTTGCTACTGCTGGGAATTCAGCACTGGTCTTTTTCTAAAGCGGTGGGATGCATGCCCTTGGGACTATGAAAG CTATTTTCACTATCATTTCATGGGTCTCATAACGTTCGAGTACATTCCTGTATGGTACCTCTCATCACTGGTTTGTGAGAG AAGAACCGCTAAGCatcagaagatgcggcttgaATGTGAAGTAGTTATGCTCAAAGAGAATGCTCAAAACCCAGGTATTTCTATTTCAAAGCGCCCAACAAGGAGCAGTAAAGCAATTGTGACGTTGGGGAAAAATCACATGAAA GGTGGATTTCGTTACCTTTTACATATAGCAACAAGAACTGCACCGAAAGGACCTCAAATTGAG ATAACTGCTGAGAACGTCAGAAACATTCATAAGGAACGTGTCCCTGCTGGAAGCATGTCGCTGGTTTTCGTTAACCCTCCACTTACTGTGATAATAATGAAG TGCAATCCAGCCCATTTGCAGCGgtttctggagaaattttcagcaATCTTGAAAGGAAACGACATCTCTTTAAAGGCCGTAGACAAG GTGAAGCAGTCGGATTTCAAAGCAGCAGTAAAATCTCTTAAAGTAACGGCTGAAAATCTTCGAGGTATTACATATCCGTCATCACTACAAACCCTTGAAGTCACGGCTTTAG ACTTACACTCTGTTGATAGCCGATGGTTCTCGCTTCCACTACTAACCAGCTTGGATTTGTCCTGCAATCGTCTTGGTCAGGCGAGTGATTTTGCGAAGATCAAGTTAGTGTCGAAGCTGCATAACTTGCGGATGTTAtcattagaaagaaatgagattaATGCTCTTCCG CAGTTCTTTTTTGACTTATTGCCTCCGTCGCTGTTGGCCTTGAACCTCTCACAGAATCTGCTCGTGTCCCTACCCGACTCAATCGTAAAGGCCAAAAGTTTGCAGAATTTGAACCTAAGCCACAATTTGCTCACTAGTCTACCCAGAGAT ATCTCTGATATGCCCCTGCGATGCCTATTTCTTGACCATAACCGATTGCCGTGTCTACCGTATgatttgaaaacaagaagattTGAGAAGCTCTACTTCGACTATAATCCCATGATTGCAGC CTTACCAGGCATAAGATGTACTAGCTTTCCATCTTTATGTTCAATAGCGCTGGCGATGGTTCGCAGCCACTC ACTGCCTGAGAACATTCTTCCATGGGATCTAAAGATGGTGGGGAATATGCTCTGCATGAAATGCTCTTGTTGTCGTAAA TGGACATCATCATCGCAACTAGCATTGTCGTTCATCCGCGTAATGGCCACCGATTTCGCTATGGAAACTGATATGATGCAGTCAATTACTATGCGGGCGTTCACATGTCAAAAGTGTGTATATCTAGTCAATGGAAGACCTCGACGATAG
- a CDS encoding hypothetical protein (NECATOR_CHRII.G5049.T2), with translation MFLLLSFSVAYVVREFFGFYRRTAKHQKMRLECEVVMLKENAQNPGISISKRPTRSSKAIVTLGKNHMKGGFRYLLHIATRTAPKGPQIEITAENVRNIHKERVPAGSMSLVFVNPPLTVIIMKCNPAHLQRFLEKFSAILKGNDISLKAVDKVKQSDFKAAVKSLKVTAENLRGITYPSSLQTLEVTALDLHSVDSRWFSLPLLTSLDLSCNRLGQASDFAKIKLVSKLHNLRMLSLERNEINALPQFFFDLLPPSLLALNLSQNLLVSLPDSIVKAKSLQNLNLSHNLLTSLPRDISDMPLRCLFLDHNRLPCLPYDLKTRRFEKLYFDYNPMIAALPGIRCTSFPSLCSIALAMVRSHSLPENILPWDLKMVGNMLCMKCSCCRKWTSSSQLALSFIRVMATDFAMETDMMQSITMRAFTCQNLCQTEDEQKEIHNKREAFGVTPQEMNPEEDLSSLLTGRLEAAKSLELQLRDPCYSSIQGVSKLRNRLASELKFLEGIARGRTPLEKKYIETSNVTHFENIVSGLSRFREIQAVFHTFSILDPDTDSVLKHAVDIVAKKGEQWIKVISRSAKGICMDWLTGSSRNIFEQAETYLSMASLFQRNFSPPEVVFEFIAGVPDAMAMKLRSLGVTVLGEEIPIESITKVPEDFMEMLMEDVDENVKTETNSIEQQSAPPINLDVSAVFVLISNLTHENGTNHLFDSVLLTQQAEMERKNPARKQLLSQIEGREWIICRTAHDSVRDILSTVGGESEKKRMEELFKKVRLVEDAVPEKTATLKHSDRINQRSIIIFGSGDYYRAVTATANKHFVSSAYHQGVSFDVILHESRALSEQKELPLSNTN, from the exons ATGTTTTTATTGCTAAGCTTCAGCGTTGCATACGTTGTTCGTGAGTTTTTCGGGTTTTATAG AAGAACCGCTAAGCatcagaagatgcggcttgaATGTGAAGTAGTTATGCTCAAAGAGAATGCTCAAAACCCAGGTATTTCTATTTCAAAGCGCCCAACAAGGAGCAGTAAAGCAATTGTGACGTTGGGGAAAAATCACATGAAA GGTGGATTTCGTTACCTTTTACATATAGCAACAAGAACTGCACCGAAAGGACCTCAAATTGAG ATAACTGCTGAGAACGTCAGAAACATTCATAAGGAACGTGTCCCTGCTGGAAGCATGTCGCTGGTTTTCGTTAACCCTCCACTTACTGTGATAATAATGAAG TGCAATCCAGCCCATTTGCAGCGgtttctggagaaattttcagcaATCTTGAAAGGAAACGACATCTCTTTAAAGGCCGTAGACAAG GTGAAGCAGTCGGATTTCAAAGCAGCAGTAAAATCTCTTAAAGTAACGGCTGAAAATCTTCGAGGTATTACATATCCGTCATCACTACAAACCCTTGAAGTCACGGCTTTAG ACTTACACTCTGTTGATAGCCGATGGTTCTCGCTTCCACTACTAACCAGCTTGGATTTGTCCTGCAATCGTCTTGGTCAGGCGAGTGATTTTGCGAAGATCAAGTTAGTGTCGAAGCTGCATAACTTGCGGATGTTAtcattagaaagaaatgagattaATGCTCTTCCG CAGTTCTTTTTTGACTTATTGCCTCCGTCGCTGTTGGCCTTGAACCTCTCACAGAATCTGCTCGTGTCCCTACCCGACTCAATCGTAAAGGCCAAAAGTTTGCAGAATTTGAACCTAAGCCACAATTTGCTCACTAGTCTACCCAGAGAT ATCTCTGATATGCCCCTGCGATGCCTATTTCTTGACCATAACCGATTGCCGTGTCTACCGTATgatttgaaaacaagaagattTGAGAAGCTCTACTTCGACTATAATCCCATGATTGCAGC CTTACCAGGCATAAGATGTACTAGCTTTCCATCTTTATGTTCAATAGCGCTGGCGATGGTTCGCAGCCACTC ACTGCCTGAGAACATTCTTCCATGGGATCTAAAGATGGTGGGGAATATGCTCTGCATGAAATGCTCTTGTTGTCGTAAA TGGACATCATCATCGCAACTAGCATTGTCGTTCATCCGCGTAATGGCCACCGATTTCGCTATGGAAACTGATATGATGCAGTCAATTACTATGCGGGCGTTCACATGTCAAAA TTTATGTCAGACTGAGGATGAACAGAAAGAGATTCATAATAAGCGGGAAGCGTTTGGAG TGACTCCTCAGGAGATGAATCCTGAGGAAGATCTGTCATCGTTGCTTACTGGGCGACTGGAAGCGGCTAAGTCCTTGGAACTACAACTTCGTGACCCCTGCTACTCGTCGATACAAGGTGTCAGTAAACTTCGAAATCGCCTAGCCAGCGAGTTGAAATTTCTCGAGGGT ATTGCCAGAGGAAGAACTCCTTTGGAAAAGAAGTACATTGAAACCAGTAATGTGACACATTTTGAGAACATCGTGTCCGGTTTGAGTCGATTTCGAGAGATTCAGGCCGTGTTCCACACATTTTCTATTCTTGACCCGGATACGGATTC TGTCCTCAAACACGCTGTAGACATTGTTGCGAAGAAAGGTGAACAGTGG ATCAAAGTGATTTCTCGATCAGCAAAAGGAATTTGTATGGATTGGCTCACAGGTAGCTCTAGGAATATATTCGAGCAAGCTGAAACGTATCTAAGT atggCTAGTctttttcaacgaaatttCTCACCTCCGGAGGTAGTGTTTGAGTTTATAGCTGGAGTTCCAGATGCGATGGCTATGAAACTACGATCGCTCGGCGTTACGGTTCTGGGAGAAGAG ATTCCAATCGAATCTATAACTAAAGTTCCTGAAGATTTTATGGAGATGCTCATGGAAGATGTGGATGAGAACGTCAAAACGGAAACCAACAGCATCGAACAACAAAGTGCTCCGCCCATCAATCTTGATGTTTCAGCTGTTTTCGTCTTGATCTCAAATCTTACGCATGAGAACGGCACTAATCACTT GTTCGACAGCGTTCTTCTCACCCAACAAGCCGAAATGGAAAGGAAGAATCCAGCTAGGAAACAATTACTGAGTCAAATAGAAG GTAGGGAATGGATTATTTGTCGGACTGCTCACGATTCCGTGCGGGATATTTTAAGCACAGTAGGAGGAGAATCTGAAAAGAAACGCATGGAAGAACTGTTTAAGAAAGTGCGACTAGTTGAAGACGCAGTGCCAGAGAAAACAGCAACGTTAAAGCATTCAGACAGGATCAACCAGAGGAGCATT ATCATCTTCGGGTCTGGTGACTACTATCGAGCAGTGACAGCA
- a CDS encoding hypothetical protein (NECATOR_CHRII.G5049.T1) produces MSVAALYRPWNMYERLFLYGLVGFAAEVCFTATWEAVEHGNRKLIGVTSMYIFFVYGLSILLMEKLYLNLKDIIPLPLRAAIYVFVCYCWEFSTGLFLKRWDACPWDYESYFHYHFMGLITFEYIPVWYLSSLVCERFLIRYALQSAWLATEEKRQA; encoded by the exons ATGAGCGTAGCGGCATTGTATCGACCATGGAACATGTACGAACGCCTGTTTCTATATGGTTTAGTTGGATTTGCAGCAGAG GTCTGTTTCACAGCTACATGGGAAGCAGTGGAGCATGGGAATCGTAAATTGATTGGAGTAACATCaatgtatatttttttcgtatacGGATTGTCGATTCTCTTGATGGAGAAGCTTTACTTGAATCTTAAA GATATTATTCCTCTTCCCTTACGTGCAGCAATATACGTGTTCGTTTGCTACTGCTGGGAATTCAGCACTGGTCTTTTTCTAAAGCGGTGGGATGCATGCCCTTGGGACTATGAAAG CTATTTTCACTATCATTTCATGGGTCTCATAACGTTCGAGTACATTCCTGTATGGTACCTCTCATCACTGGTTTGTGAGAGGTTTCTAATTCGTTACGCACTACAATCGGCGTGGTTGGCTACGGAAGAAAAACGACAAGCATAA
- a CDS encoding hypothetical protein (NECATOR_CHRII.G5049.T4), giving the protein MHTVTPQEMNPEEDLSSLLTGRLEAAKSLELQLRDPCYSSIQGVSKLRNRLASELKFLEGIARGRTPLEKKYIETSNVTHFENIVSGLSRFREIQAVFHTFSILDPDTDSVLKHAVDIVAKKGEQWIKVISRSAKGICMDWLTGSSRNIFEQAETYLSMASLFQRNFSPPEVVFEFIAGVPDAMAMKLRSLGVTVLGEEIPIESITKVPEDFMEMLMEDVDENVKTETNSIEQQSAPPINLDVSAVFVLISNLTHENGTNHLFDSVLLTQQAEMERKNPARKQLLSQIEGREWIICRTAHDSVRDILSTVGGESEKKRMEELFKKVRLVEDAVPEKTATLKHSDRINQRSIIIFGSGDYYRAVTATANKHFVSSAYHQGVSFDVILHESRALSEQKELPLSNTN; this is encoded by the exons ATGCACACCG TGACTCCTCAGGAGATGAATCCTGAGGAAGATCTGTCATCGTTGCTTACTGGGCGACTGGAAGCGGCTAAGTCCTTGGAACTACAACTTCGTGACCCCTGCTACTCGTCGATACAAGGTGTCAGTAAACTTCGAAATCGCCTAGCCAGCGAGTTGAAATTTCTCGAGGGT ATTGCCAGAGGAAGAACTCCTTTGGAAAAGAAGTACATTGAAACCAGTAATGTGACACATTTTGAGAACATCGTGTCCGGTTTGAGTCGATTTCGAGAGATTCAGGCCGTGTTCCACACATTTTCTATTCTTGACCCGGATACGGATTC TGTCCTCAAACACGCTGTAGACATTGTTGCGAAGAAAGGTGAACAGTGG ATCAAAGTGATTTCTCGATCAGCAAAAGGAATTTGTATGGATTGGCTCACAGGTAGCTCTAGGAATATATTCGAGCAAGCTGAAACGTATCTAAGT atggCTAGTctttttcaacgaaatttCTCACCTCCGGAGGTAGTGTTTGAGTTTATAGCTGGAGTTCCAGATGCGATGGCTATGAAACTACGATCGCTCGGCGTTACGGTTCTGGGAGAAGAG ATTCCAATCGAATCTATAACTAAAGTTCCTGAAGATTTTATGGAGATGCTCATGGAAGATGTGGATGAGAACGTCAAAACGGAAACCAACAGCATCGAACAACAAAGTGCTCCGCCCATCAATCTTGATGTTTCAGCTGTTTTCGTCTTGATCTCAAATCTTACGCATGAGAACGGCACTAATCACTT GTTCGACAGCGTTCTTCTCACCCAACAAGCCGAAATGGAAAGGAAGAATCCAGCTAGGAAACAATTACTGAGTCAAATAGAAG GTAGGGAATGGATTATTTGTCGGACTGCTCACGATTCCGTGCGGGATATTTTAAGCACAGTAGGAGGAGAATCTGAAAAGAAACGCATGGAAGAACTGTTTAAGAAAGTGCGACTAGTTGAAGACGCAGTGCCAGAGAAAACAGCAACGTTAAAGCATTCAGACAGGATCAACCAGAGGAGCATT ATCATCTTCGGGTCTGGTGACTACTATCGAGCAGTGACAGCA